One Solanum lycopersicum chromosome 2, SLM_r2.1 genomic region harbors:
- the LOC101261083 gene encoding BTB/POZ domain-containing protein At3g50780 codes for MAEIRLTKVEQGQTKIRNVPIAVTPEGFWCCPSPNVFQKSLKTPNPLNKPKAPLPTTQTPAHKKQTSVTEKRPASAAPKSGAVSDEKRGVSSDTPSVTASVPAERTPRSKTENVPRKVSIEFGEPGTSDLRVILLGKQGFTVKLNVHKNILVANSSFFANKISVQQPVFPCIEIDDCEDVEICVETIGLMYCKEMKQRLIKQSVSRVLRIIKVAEQLGFQSCMQSCLEYLEAVPWVGEEEEERVVSSVLRLQSDGIGVTPVLKRVSSDISKPHKDTFSHILELVLKSNEERGRREMKSVVLKLLRENNCLPSSSGSVDSYNEIIYGSCRSCLDSILILFKQAAEPEFSSNSTDCREPVVKQMVLEADNLSWMLEILTDRQAADEFAVMWASQQELASLHTKLPIVSRHHVSCITAKLFVGIGKGELLPSKDTRNLLLQTWLQPLINDYSWLQHGSRSFDRKVVEEGIGRTILTLPLEEQQSILLSWLGSFLKSGDNCPNLQRAFEVWWRRTFVRPYAETGSTRPLDHVTTPKVTEH; via the exons ATGGCTGAAATTAGACTGACAAAGGTAGAACAAGGCCAAACCAAAATTAGGAATGTTCCAATTGCTGTGACCCCAGAGGGTTTCTGGTGTTGTCCCTCTCCCAATGTGTTCCAGAAGAGCCTTAAAACACCGAATCCTTTAAACAAGCCCAAAGCTCCACTTCCTACAACTCAAACCCCAGCTCACAAGAAACAAACTTCAGTAACTGAGAAAAGACCGGCTAGTGCTGCACCTAAGTCGGGTGCTGTTTCTGATGAAAAGCGAGGTGTTAGTTCTGATACACCTAGTGTTACCGCATCGGTGCCTGCGGAGAGAACGCCTCGGTCCAAGACTGAAAATGTACCAAGGAAAGTGTCGATTGAGTTTGGTGAGCCTGGAACTAGTGATCTTAGGGTGATCTTGCTAGGAAAGCAGGGGTTTACTGTGAAGTTGAATGTTCACAAGAATATTCTGGTAGCAAATAGCAGTTTTTTTGCAAATAAAATATCAGTACAGCAGCCAGTTTTTCCTTGCATTGAAATTGATGATTGCGAGGATGTTGAGATATGTGTTGAAACCATTGGCCTCATGTATTGCAAAGAAATGAAGCAGCGGTTGATCAAGCAAAGTGTTTCTCGTGTTTTGCGTATTATCAAG GTAGCCGAACAACTTGGATTTCAATCATGCATGCAGTCATGTTTAGAGTATTTGGAAGCAGTACCATGGGTTggggaagaagaagaggagagaGTTGTTTCCTCGGTCCTACGGCTGCAGAGTGATGGAATTGGGGTGACCCCTGTGTTAAAGAGGGTGTCATCTGATATTTCAAAGCCTCACAAGGACACATTCTCGCATATCCTAGAGCTGGTGCTCAAAAGTAATGAAGAGAGAGGCCGCCGGGAAATGAAATCTGTTGTACTGAAGCTTCTCAGGGAAAATAACTGTCTTCCAAGTTCCTCTGGCTCAGTTGACAGTTACAATGAAATAATATATGGCTCGTGTAGAAGTTGCCTGGATTCAATATTGATTCTGTTCAAACAAGCAGCTGAACCTGAGTTTAGCAGCAATTCTACTGATTGCAGAGAACCAGTAGTGAAGCAGATGGTTCTTGAGGCTGATAACCTCTCTTGGATGCTTGAAATTTTAACTGACAGGCAAGCAGCAGATGAATTTGCGGTGATGTGGGCTAGCCAGCAGGAATTGGCTTCTCTGCATACTAAGCTACCTATTGTGTCTCGCCACCATGTCAGCTGCATCACAGCAAAGCTTTTTGTAGGAATAGGAAAAGGGGAACTTCTGCCTTCAAAGGACACACGTAACCTCTTGTTACAGACGTGGTTACAGCCATTGATCAATGACTACAGCTGGTTGCAGCACGGATCCAGGTCGTTTGACCGAAAGGTTGTGGAGGAAGGAATTGGCAGGACAATCCTAACACTACCTCTGGAGGAACAGCAGAGCATTTTGCTTTCTTGGTTAGGCAGTTTCCTCAAGTCAGGTGATAATTGTCCAAATCTTCAGAGAGCATTTGAAGTCTGGTGGCGTCGTACATTTGTCAGACCTTATGCAGAGACAGGAAGTACCCGCCCATTAGACCATGTTACGACTCCAAAGGTAACAGAACATTAG
- the LOC101260781 gene encoding uncharacterized protein produces the protein MKAESSSQKHMKSSRFTVSTCSSLLMAFLFALSASFQFNDPDWYLWFPLYAMACLVNLVNGSNKIAKTTLLLGTILFLKDVCFLQGISGIWSFDMRERVVREKVGSGLVILSMSIQLQKGNPNNTTLSNHVELGQSILVAIGYGLSFAFFLFSKPEMKF, from the exons ATGAAAGCAGAATCATCTTCTCAAAAACACATGAAATCATCAAGATTTACAGTTTCTACGTGTTCTTCACTATTAATGGCTTTCCTTTTTGCTCTCTCTGCATCTTTCCAATTCAATGACCCTG ATTGGTATTTGTGGTTTCCTCTATATGCAATGGCTTGCCTTGTCAACTTGGTCAATGGATCAAACAAAATAGCCAAAACTACTCTCTTGTTGGGAACCATCTTATTCCTCAAAGATGTTTGTTTTCTTCAAGGAATATCTGGAATTTGGTCATTTGATATGAGGGAGAGAGTTGTGAGGGAAAAGGTTGGAAGTGGACTTGTTATTCTCTCCATGTCTATACAACTTCAAAAAGGAAACCCTAATAATACAACCCTTTCAAACCATGTTGAACTTG GTCAGTCAATCTTGGTTGCAATAGGTTATGGCTTGTCCTTCGCTTTCTTTTTGTTCTCAAAGCCGGAAATGAAGTTCTAA
- the LOC101257733 gene encoding histone-lysine N-methyltransferase SUVR5, which translates to MEVLPCSNLHYVPESDCPQQGSGTTLMYGGKPNHLEHAEQVQSGDVKVDDVLLNTKECQEEEADGRQFSVEGLPTADVIPTKEAYYDFGGDCQILSSDFHDSVDDNVVEHDHVTKSDLVRECLRPVVDTNEIGLPYSNQVVGSSSCESKWLDEDGPLAVWVKWRGLWQAGIRCARADWPLSTLKAKPTHERKKYLVIFFPRTRNYSWADVLLVRPISDFPHPIAYKTHKVGVKTVKDLTLGHRFIMQRLAISILNIIDQLHAEALEETARSVMVWKEFAMEVSRCKGYPDLGRMLLKFNDMILPLYKKSFSMESWIQHCQNADSAESIEMLKEELADSVRWDELNSLPNEGLHLDLNSQWKNCKSEVMKWFSVSHPVSDSGDVEQPNNDSPLKMELQQSRKRPKLEVRRAEAHALPVEFQVSHQAVPVGFDAGGLGGHDISKNVLLESEPTKDDISLGEAPRNGSPGSVADRWGEIIVQADNSDVIQMKDVELTPINGVSSNSFDHGSKNRQCMAFIESKGRQCVRWANDGDVYCCVHLASRFASTSIKVDASPHVDTPMCGGTTVLGTKCKHRALCGSPFCKKHRPRDENGLGSILPESKHKRKHEDNVLGLDTSNCKDIVLAGAFDAPLQVDPISVLRGESCYRNNLLEVPQYLQNRPSGSEMHCIGLWPHGSELCIESPKRHSLYCEKHLPSWLKRARNGKSRIISKEVFIELLKDCQSRDQRLYLHQACELFYRLLKSLLSLRNPVPKEVQFQWVISEASKDPMVGEFLMKLVCTEKQRLKSVWGFSASENAQASSYVKEPIPLLRITDNDQDHCDVIKCKICSETFPDEQVLGTHWMDSHKKEAQWLFRGYACAICLDSFTNKKVLETHVQERHHSQFVENCMLFQCIPCTSNFGNSEELWSHVLTAHPSSFRWSHTAQENHFPASEVASEKPDIGNSLSTQNFNSENQSGFRKFICRFCGLKFDLLPDLGRHHQAAHMGPNPVGSHISKKGIRLYAHKLKSGRLSRPKFKKGLGSVAYRIRNRNAQNMKRRILSSNSIISGKPSIQPSATEAAGLGRLGDPHCLDIAKILFAEIKRTKPRPSNSDILSIARITCCKVSLQASLEATYGILPERMYLKAAKLCSEHNILVSWHQDGFICPKGCRPVHDPFIVSSLLPLPGQVNRTGSIPPNSAISEWTMDECHYVIDSQQFKHEPSDKTILLCDDISFGQESVPITCVVEENLFASLHILADGSNGQITTSSLPWESFTYATKPLIDQSLDLAIGSSQLGCACPNSACSSQTCDHIYLFDNDYDDAKDIYGKPMRGRFPYDERGRIMLEEGYLIYECNQWCSCSKSCQNRVLQSGVRVKLEIYKTETRGWAVRAREAILRGTFVCEYVGEVLDEQEANKRRNRSATEGCGYFLEIDAHINDMSRLIEGQSPYVIDATNYGNISRYINHSCSPNLVNYQVLVESMDHQLAHVGFYARRDILAGEELTYNYRYKLLPGEGSPCLCGSSNCRGRLY; encoded by the exons ATGGAAGTGCTCCCATGTTCCAATTTACATTATGTCCCGGAGTCTGATTGCCCTCAACAGGGCTCTGGAACTACTCTTATGTATGGTGGAAAACCAAACCACCTTGAACATGCAGAACAAGTTCAATCCGGTGATGTGAAAGTCGATGATGTCCTTCTTAATACAAAGGAGTGTCAGGAAGAGGAAGCAGATGGACGTCAATTCTCTGTCGAGGGATTACCAACTGCAGATGTGATTCCTACTAAAGAAGCATATTATGATTTTGGGGGAGACTGCCAAATTCTGTCCAGTGATTTCCATGATTCTGTAGATGACAATGTTGTGGAACATGATcatgttacaaaatctgatctAGTGAGAGAGTGCCTACGACCAGTTGTTGACACTAATGAAATTGGACTCCCTTATAGTAACCAAGTTGTGGGATCCTCTTCCTGCGAGTCCAAGTGGCTGGATGAAGATGGACCTCTAGCCGTATGGGTCAAG TGGAGGGGGTTGTGGCAAGCAGGAATTAGATGTGCAAGAGCTGATTGGCCGCTATCGACTCTCAAAGCGAAGCCTACGcatgaaaggaaaaaatatcTTGTGATATTCTTTCCTCGCACCAGAAATTATTCTTGGGCCGACGTGCTTCTTGTTCGCCCCATTAGTGACTTCCCGCATCCCATCGCATATAAAACCCATAAAGTTGGGGTGAAAACGGTGAAAGACTTGACTCTTGGTCACCGTTTTATCATGCAAAGACTTGCTATCAGCATACTGAATATTATTGATCAATTACATGCCGAG GCTCTAGAAGAGACTGCTCGCAGTGTGATGGTATGGAAGGAATTTGCAATGGAGGTTTCCCGCTGCAAGGGCTATCCTGATCTTGGAAGGATGCTATTGAAATTTAATGAT ATGATACTGCCGTtgtataaaaaatcattttcgatGGAGTCTTGGATTCAGCACTGTCAGAATGCCGACAGTGCTGAGTCAATTGAAATGCTGAAGGAG GAATTGGCTGATTCTGTACGTTGGGATGAGTTGAACTCACTTCCAAATGAAGGATTACATCTTGATCTGAACTCTCAGTGGAAGAATTGCAAATCTGAGGTTATGAAATGGTTTTCAGTTTCACATCCCGTATCTGATAGTGGAGATGTTGAACAGCCGAATAATGATAGCCCATTGAAAATGGAGCTTCAGCAGAGCAGAAAGAGGCCCAAGCTTGAAGTTCGTCGTGCTGAGGCACATGCTTTGCCAGTGGAATTTCAGGTGTCACATCAGGCTGTCCCTGTTGGATTTGATGCTGGTGGTCTTGGTGGCCATGATATCTCCAAAAATGTACTTTTAGAATCTGAACCAACAAAAGATGACATTTCTCTTGGAGAGGCTCCTCGAAATGGTTCTCCTGGTAGTGTGGCAGATAGATGGGGAGAGATTATTGTTCAAGCAGACAATTCCGACGTCATTCAGATGAAAGATGTGGAACTGACCCCTATAAATGGAGTTTCAAGTAATTCCTTTGATCATGGAAGTAAGAATCGCCAGTGTATGGCCTTTATTGAATCTAAAGGAAGACAATGTGTCAGATGGGCAAATGACGGTGATGTTTATTGTTGTGTGCACTTGGCCTCTCGCTTTGCCAGTACCTCAATTAAGGTGGATGCATCTCCACATGTTGATACACCTATGTGTGGAGGGACCACTGTTCTTGGGACTAAATGTAAACATCGCGCCTTATGCGGCTCTCCTTTCTGTAAGAAACACAGGCCCCGAGATGAGAATGGATTGGGTTCTATTTTGCCCGAGAGTAAACATAAACGCAAGCATGAGGACAATGTCCTTGGATTGGATACCTCAAATTGCAAAGATATTGTTCTCGCTGGAGCATTTGATGCTCCGCTCCAAGTTGATCCTATCTCAGTTCTTCGTGGAGAATCTTGCTATAGGAACAACTTGCTTGAGGTGCCTCAGTATTTGCAGAACAGACCAAGTGGTTCTGAGATGCATTGCATTGGTTTGTGGCCACATGGAAGTGAGCTTTGCATAGAAAGTCCAAAACGACATTCATTATACTGTGAGAAGCATTTACCAAGCTGGCTTAAACGTGCGAGGAATGGCAAGAGTAGGATTATTTCAAAGGAAGTATTCATAGAACTTTTGAAGGATTGCCAGTCCAGGGATCAAAGATTGTATTTACATCAAGCTTGTGAGCTTTTCTATAGACTTCTCAAAAGTTTACTTTCTTTGAGAAACCCAGTTCCAAAAGAAGTGCAATTCCAGTGGGTCATATCTGAAGCTTCTAAAGATCCAATGGTTGGTGAATTCTTAATGAAATTAGTTTGTACTGAAAAACAGAGGCTGAAAAGTGTTTGGGGATTTAGCGCTAGTGAAAATGCACAAGCTTCCTCTTACGTCAAAGAACCAATTCCATTATTAAGGATTACGGATAATGACCAGGATCATTGTGATGTCATAAAGTGCAAAATTTGCTCTGAGACGTTTCCAGATGAGCAAGTGCTTGGCACACACTGGATGGACAGCCACAAAAAGGAAGCCCAATGGCTTTTCAGGGGTTATGCTTGTGCTATCTGTCTGGATTCTTTTACTAATAAGAAAGTTTTGGAAACTCATGTGCAGGAAAGGCACCATTCACAGTTTGTTGAAAATTGCATGCTTTTTCAGTGTATTCCGTGTACTAGCAATTTTGGGAACTCAGAGGAGTTATGGTCCCACGTGCTCACCGCACATCCTTCCAGTTTTAGATGGTCTCATACTGCTCAAGAGAATCATTTTCCTGCAAGTGAGGTTGCATCAGAGAAGCCTGATATAGGCAACTCCTTGTCGACACAGAATTTCAATTCAGAGAACCAGTCTGGTTTCCGAAAATTCATCTGCAGATTTTGTGGCCTGAAATTTGACTTGCTACCTGATCTAGGCCGCCATCATCAGGCTGCTCACATGGGTCCTAATCCTGTTGGCTCTCATATCTCCAAGAAGGGCATCCGTTTATATGCTCATAAATTGAAGTCAGGAAGACTTAGCCGTCCAAAATTCAAGAAGGGTCTCGGATCTGTAGCATATAGGATTAGGAACAGAAATGCTCAGAATATGAAGAGACGCATCCTGTCATCGAACTCCATTATTAGTGGAAAACCTTCGATTCAACCTAGTGCAACCGAGGCAGCTGGTCTAGGTAGACTGGGAGATCCCCACTGCTTAGATATTGCAAAGATATTGTTTGCTGAGATTAAGAGAACAAAGCCACGGCCAAGTAACTCAGACATCTTATCAATAGCTCGGATTACTTGCTGCAAAGTAAGCCTCCAAGCATCACTTGAAGCAACATATGGAATTTTGCCAGAGCGCATGTATCTCAAAGCAGCAAAATTATGCAGTGAGCACAACATCCTTGTCAGCTGGCACCAAGATGGTTTCATTTGCCCCAAAGGATGTAGACCTGTTCATGACCCTTTCATAGTATCTTCATTACTTCCCCTTCCTGGTCAAGTGAATAGAACTGGAAGTATTCCACCGAATTCTGCTATTAGTGAGTGGACTATGGATGAGTGCCACTATGTCATAGATTCTCAACAGTTCAAGCACGAACCATCTGACAAAACTATTCTCTTGTGTGATGACATAAGCTTTGGACAGGAGTCAGTTCCGATAACTTGTGTGGTAGAAGAAAATCTTTTTGCCTCCCTCCACATTCTTGCTGATGGCTCCAATGGCCAAATTACCACAAGTTCTCTACCTTGGGAGAGCTTTACCTACGCAACAAAACCATTGATTGATCAATCCTTGGATCTTGCAATAGGG AGTTCCCAATTGGGGTGTGCTTGTCCAAATTCAGCATGCTCTTCTCAAACTTGTGATCATATTTACCTCTTTGATAATGATTACGATGATGCCAAAGATATTTATGGGAAGCCTATGCGTGGAAGGTTCCCATATGATGAGAGAGGTCGGATCATGTTGGAG GAGGGCTACCTTATCTATGAATGCAATCAATGGTGCTCGTGCAGTAAATCTTGTCAGAATAGGGTTTTACAGAGTGGAGTGCGTGTGAAGCTAGAAATATACAAAACCGAGACAAGG GGATGGGCAGTCAGGGCAAGAGAAGCAATCCTTCGTGGTACATTTGTGTGTGAATATGTAGGAGAGGTACTTGATGAGCAGGAAGCAAATAAGAGACGCAATAG GTCTGCCACAGAAGGTTGTGGGTACTTCTTGGAGATAGATGCTCACATCAATGATATGAGCAGACTGATTGAAGGGCAGTCTCCATATGTAATTGATGCTACTAACTATGGAAACATTTCCCGTTATATCAACCACAG TTGCTCACCAAATCTCGTGAATTACCAAGTTCTCGTGGAAAGCATGGATCATCAGCTTGCACATGTTGGTTTTTATGCAAGGCGAGAT ATACTTGCAGGTGAAGAACTGACCTATAACTATAGATACAAACTATTGCCCGGAGAAGGGTCTCCATGCCTGTGTGGATCCTCTAATTGCAGGGGACGTCTTTACTAA